Proteins encoded in a region of the Bacillus sp. T3 genome:
- the holB gene encoding DNA polymerase III subunit delta' → MARNWTQLEEVQQTVLKMLKNSITRNRVSHAYLFEGMRGTGKKEVGLILAKSLFCHEPLEGYLPCNQCVNCKRIETGNHPDFHLIEPDGLSIKKQQILDLQEEFSKTGVESKKKIYMIVHADRITVNAANSLLKFLEEPNQQTYAILITEQVQKILPTILSRCQILTFAPLSPKHLIAAFIAEGIEPAEAPLLAQLTNNIEEALELNQNDWFAQAQKIVLKLYEVLKKNSLEALVHLQDKWFEHFKDKEQLDRGLDLLLLIYKDLLYIQLGKEDQVVFQKELVQLKQYALHSSGRSLAEQMTSILESKRMLNANMNHQLLMEQLVLKLQEGSSFV, encoded by the coding sequence TTGGCGAGAAATTGGACTCAATTAGAAGAGGTACAACAGACTGTTTTAAAAATGTTGAAAAATAGTATTACAAGAAATCGAGTCTCCCACGCCTATCTTTTTGAAGGAATGAGAGGGACTGGAAAGAAGGAAGTTGGTTTAATATTGGCAAAAAGCCTTTTTTGCCATGAGCCATTAGAAGGCTACCTTCCGTGTAATCAATGTGTAAACTGTAAGCGAATTGAAACAGGTAACCATCCGGACTTCCATTTAATCGAGCCAGATGGTCTATCAATTAAAAAACAACAAATCCTTGATCTACAGGAGGAATTTTCAAAAACTGGGGTTGAATCAAAGAAAAAAATTTATATGATCGTTCATGCTGATCGGATTACAGTAAATGCAGCTAATAGTCTATTAAAATTTCTTGAGGAACCTAATCAACAGACCTATGCCATTTTAATCACAGAACAGGTTCAAAAGATCCTTCCGACCATATTATCTAGATGCCAAATATTAACGTTCGCACCATTATCTCCTAAACATTTAATCGCAGCATTCATAGCAGAGGGGATTGAACCAGCTGAGGCTCCACTATTGGCGCAATTAACCAATAATATTGAGGAAGCTTTAGAGCTAAACCAGAATGATTGGTTTGCACAAGCACAAAAGATAGTGTTAAAATTATATGAAGTGCTTAAAAAGAATTCTCTTGAAGCGTTAGTCCATCTTCAAGACAAATGGTTTGAGCACTTTAAAGATAAAGAACAATTGGATCGTGGTCTTGATCTATTATTACTTATTTATAAGGATTTACTATATATACAGCTCGGAAAAGAGGACCAGGTTGTTTTTCAAAAAGAGTTGGTTCAATTAAAGCAATACGCATTACATTCATCAGGACGAAGCTTGGCCGAACAAATGACTTCCATCTTAGAATCAAAAAGAATGCTGAATGCTAATATGAATCATCAGCTGTTAATGGAACAACTTGTGTTAAAATTGCAGGAGGGATCTTCATTTGTATGA
- a CDS encoding sigma factor G inhibitor Gin, whose translation MSSQHLEETCVVCEEKKLKGIHLYTSFICTDCESDLIKTETDDPKYKYFIHQLKKATKPEIYS comes from the coding sequence ATGAGTTCACAACATTTAGAGGAAACTTGTGTTGTTTGTGAGGAAAAAAAATTAAAAGGGATCCATCTTTACACATCCTTTATATGCACAGATTGTGAAAGTGATTTAATTAAGACAGAAACGGATGACCCTAAATATAAATATTTTATCCATCAATTAAAAAAGGCTACAAAGCCAGAAATTTACTCATAA
- the tmk gene encoding dTMP kinase translates to MDKGLFITIEGPEGAGKTTIIQMLAIQLEQYGYNVVQTREPGGIDIAEQIRHVILARENTAMDPRTEALLYAAARRQHLVEKVKPALEQGAIIICDRFIDSSLAYQGFARGLGVDEVFSINQFAIEDMMPVLTLYFDIEPELGLRRINQHKGREVNRLDLETIDFHQRVREGYLQLVERFSDRIQVVDASKPVDEVYSAALTQIKAILHVNK, encoded by the coding sequence ATAGATAAAGGTTTATTTATTACGATTGAAGGTCCTGAAGGGGCTGGTAAGACAACGATTATTCAAATGCTGGCTATTCAGCTGGAACAGTACGGCTATAATGTAGTACAAACAAGGGAACCAGGTGGAATTGATATAGCTGAACAAATTCGTCATGTTATATTGGCAAGGGAAAATACAGCGATGGACCCACGAACCGAAGCTTTGTTATATGCTGCTGCAAGAAGGCAGCATTTAGTTGAAAAAGTGAAGCCGGCATTAGAACAAGGTGCAATCATCATTTGTGATCGATTTATCGATAGTTCTTTAGCTTATCAGGGCTTTGCACGTGGTTTGGGAGTGGATGAAGTGTTCAGTATTAATCAGTTTGCAATCGAGGATATGATGCCTGTATTAACGCTTTATTTTGATATCGAACCAGAATTAGGTTTGCGTCGAATCAATCAACATAAGGGACGAGAAGTGAATCGGTTGGATTTAGAAACAATCGATTTCCATCAGAGAGTGCGGGAAGGCTATCTGCAGTTAGTTGAAAGGTTTTCCGATAGAATTCAAGTGGTCGATGCTTCTAAGCCGGTAGATGAGGTATACTCGGCAGCACTAACTCAAATTAAAGCAATCTTACACGTTAATAAATAA
- a CDS encoding aminotransferase class I/II-fold pyridoxal phosphate-dependent enzyme, translated as MRPLIETLYENKQMISSGDDMNQQYKTPLFDKLIAHKNKNSISFHVPGHKNGHVIPEAARSINLDMLKLDVTELTDLDDLHSPEGVILESEQLLAELYRVKKSFFLVNGTTVGNLAMVMAAIKEGDTVLVQRNCHKSILHALQLTHAKPVFINPEYNDDWHVATGLSVEAVQTAITKYPQAKALIVTYPNYYGMVFQLDRIIEIAHEKKIPVLVDEAHGAHFIAGEPFPASALTLGADVVVQSAHKTLPAMTMGSYLHFNSSIISLKRVETYLHMLQSSSPSYLIMASLDLARSYLGTFNQRDLNKLQSQIEKFRKELSEIPGLKVLPYKNDFGDLLKITIQSTRGWSGFELQLHMEELGIFAEMADPSNLLLVVPLLKAEATYAFNEVIELIKTLEMPNDLVQENFQYNNILIQKRGTSILELSFKEMEKLSRTRRSLSESIGKISAEMIVPYPPGVPLLYPGKRLQKKILNILTGYLKKGQGFKAESR; from the coding sequence ATGAGACCATTAATAGAAACATTATATGAAAATAAACAAATGATAAGCAGTGGTGATGATATGAACCAACAATATAAAACTCCATTATTTGATAAACTTATAGCACATAAAAATAAAAACTCTATTTCATTTCATGTACCAGGCCATAAAAATGGTCATGTGATTCCTGAAGCTGCACGTTCAATTAACCTTGATATGTTAAAGCTTGATGTAACAGAATTAACGGATTTGGATGATCTCCATTCACCAGAAGGTGTTATTCTAGAGTCTGAGCAACTTTTGGCAGAACTTTATCGTGTTAAGAAAAGCTTTTTCCTTGTGAATGGGACAACGGTTGGGAATTTAGCGATGGTTATGGCCGCTATAAAAGAGGGAGACACAGTTCTAGTACAAAGAAACTGTCATAAATCAATATTACATGCACTTCAATTAACCCATGCCAAACCAGTTTTCATAAATCCTGAATATAATGATGATTGGCATGTTGCTACAGGATTGTCGGTTGAGGCTGTACAGACTGCTATAACAAAATATCCACAGGCAAAAGCACTGATTGTTACCTACCCCAATTACTATGGGATGGTGTTCCAACTTGATAGGATTATTGAGATAGCACATGAGAAGAAGATCCCTGTTTTAGTAGACGAGGCACACGGTGCCCATTTTATTGCAGGAGAGCCTTTCCCTGCCTCTGCACTGACATTGGGGGCAGATGTAGTAGTACAATCTGCACATAAAACATTGCCAGCTATGACGATGGGTTCTTATTTGCACTTTAATAGCTCAATTATTTCATTAAAAAGAGTAGAAACATACTTACATATGTTACAGTCTAGCAGTCCATCCTACCTAATTATGGCTTCTTTAGATCTTGCCCGAAGCTATCTAGGGACTTTTAATCAAAGGGATTTAAATAAGCTTCAAAGTCAAATAGAGAAATTTCGCAAAGAGTTATCTGAAATACCAGGTCTAAAGGTGTTACCATATAAAAATGATTTTGGTGATTTATTAAAAATAACGATTCAATCAACTCGAGGCTGGAGCGGGTTTGAGTTACAATTGCATATGGAGGAGCTCGGTATTTTTGCTGAGATGGCCGATCCATCCAATCTCCTGTTAGTTGTTCCCCTGCTAAAGGCAGAAGCAACCTACGCTTTTAATGAAGTAATTGAGCTAATAAAAACCCTTGAAATGCCAAATGATTTGGTACAAGAGAATTTTCAATATAACAACATTCTGATTCAAAAGCGGGGCACATCGATACTAGAATTGAGTTTTAAAGAAATGGAAAAACTGAGCCGAACAAGACGCTCCCTTTCAGAGTCGATTGGAAAAATAAGTGCGGAAATGATCGTTCCCTATCCACCAGGTGTTCCATTATTATATCCCGGGAAAAGATTACAGAAGAAGATATTAAATATATTAACTGGTTACTTGAAAAAGGGACAAGGTTTCAAGGCGGAGAGTCGCTAA
- the yabA gene encoding DNA replication initiation control protein YabA — protein MDKKEIFDSVINMEEQIGQLYTKLGELKQHLAEILEENNSLKLENDLLRKRFELTAKKEVQQKRPTKKNASQPDSSDRTSFDIGEGYDNLARLYQEGFHICNIHYGSPRKEGDCLFCLSFLNKK, from the coding sequence GTGGACAAAAAGGAAATCTTTGATTCAGTCATTAATATGGAAGAACAAATTGGTCAATTGTATACCAAGCTTGGCGAACTAAAGCAGCACCTGGCGGAAATCTTGGAAGAAAATAATTCGCTAAAGTTGGAAAATGACCTATTAAGAAAGCGGTTTGAGTTAACCGCAAAAAAAGAAGTACAGCAGAAGAGACCTACGAAGAAAAATGCATCTCAGCCTGATTCATCAGACCGAACAAGTTTCGATATTGGAGAAGGCTATGATAATCTTGCTCGACTTTATCAGGAAGGTTTCCATATTTGTAATATCCATTATGGTAGTCCGAGAAAAGAAGGGGATTGTCTATTCTGCTTATCCTTTTTAAATAAGAAATAG
- a CDS encoding stage 0 sporulation family protein: protein MYDVVGVRFKKAGKIYYFDPGELQIQKDEFVIVETVRGVEYGKVVTGRKQVEEQDVVLPLKKVLRLADQKDKLIVEENKQAAKEAYEICGAKVNEHQLDMKLVDVEYTYDRNKVIFYFTADGRVDFRELVKDLAAIFRTRIELRQIGVRDEAKMLGGIGPCGRMLCCSTFLGDFDPVSIKMAKDQNLSLNPTKISGLCGRLMCCLKYENDEYETAKEQLPDLGEKIETPHGIGKVVGLNILERVLQVEYSDQGRVLEYTLDEILKEGAVSIQSTD from the coding sequence TTGTATGATGTAGTAGGAGTTCGCTTTAAAAAAGCGGGGAAAATATATTACTTTGATCCCGGTGAACTACAAATTCAAAAGGATGAATTTGTCATTGTGGAAACGGTCCGTGGTGTGGAGTACGGAAAAGTTGTAACTGGCCGTAAGCAAGTTGAGGAACAGGATGTGGTTCTACCACTTAAAAAAGTTTTAAGACTTGCAGATCAAAAGGATAAGTTGATTGTTGAAGAGAATAAACAGGCAGCAAAGGAAGCGTATGAAATTTGCGGTGCGAAAGTAAATGAACACCAGCTAGATATGAAGCTAGTCGATGTAGAATACACTTATGATCGCAATAAAGTGATTTTCTATTTTACTGCAGATGGTAGAGTCGATTTTCGGGAGCTGGTTAAAGATTTAGCAGCTATTTTTCGAACGAGAATTGAGCTACGCCAAATTGGAGTTCGGGATGAGGCCAAGATGCTCGGTGGAATTGGTCCATGCGGAAGAATGCTATGCTGCTCAACTTTTCTAGGAGATTTTGATCCTGTTTCAATTAAAATGGCAAAGGATCAAAACCTATCATTAAATCCAACGAAGATCTCAGGGTTGTGTGGACGCTTAATGTGCTGCTTAAAATATGAAAATGATGAGTACGAAACAGCGAAAGAGCAGTTGCCTGATTTAGGAGAAAAGATTGAAACACCCCATGGAATTGGGAAGGTTGTCGGCTTAAATATATTAGAACGCGTACTTCAAGTAGAATACAGTGATCAAGGGCGTGTGCTTGAATATACACTGGATGAGATTTTGAAAGAGGGCGCCGTTTCGATACAATCCACAGATTGA